The following are encoded in a window of Solidesulfovibrio magneticus RS-1 genomic DNA:
- a CDS encoding alpha/beta fold hydrolase yields the protein MNAGSTPCRVETSLGPVEYAAYGDGPPLLCLHGAMGGHDQSTILGRLLAPEGWRVLAVSRPGYLGTPLGGREAPETQADLCAALLEHLDVGPAAVMAVSGGGPCAVHLALGHPRLTRGLVLVSTCSGRITERLPLAWHMLRLAARFPRLGAMLRPKAASPEQAVKRGFGDPASRRAVMNDPEALALFAELSAQTRSRLGERLAGTVNDVAVTRSRDYPLEDVAVPTLVVHGTADPHVAFAAHGKQLAERIPGARLAALNGGEHAAIFSHRGQAQQAVAAFLSGLPDA from the coding sequence ATGAACGCCGGATCGACCCCCTGTCGCGTCGAGACGTCCCTGGGGCCGGTGGAGTACGCCGCTTACGGCGACGGTCCACCGCTGTTGTGTCTGCACGGAGCCATGGGCGGCCATGACCAAAGCACGATCTTGGGCCGGCTGCTGGCCCCCGAGGGTTGGCGCGTCCTGGCCGTGTCGCGTCCGGGCTACCTGGGCACACCCCTCGGCGGCCGGGAGGCCCCCGAGACCCAGGCCGACCTGTGCGCCGCGCTCCTGGAGCATCTGGACGTCGGGCCGGCGGCGGTCATGGCCGTCTCGGGCGGCGGCCCTTGCGCCGTGCATCTGGCGCTTGGCCATCCGCGCCTGACGCGCGGTTTGGTGCTGGTTTCCACCTGCTCCGGGCGCATCACGGAACGCTTGCCCCTGGCTTGGCATATGCTGCGTCTGGCGGCCCGGTTCCCCCGACTTGGGGCGATGTTGCGACCCAAAGCCGCCTCTCCCGAACAAGCGGTCAAGCGCGGCTTTGGCGATCCGGCCTCGCGCCGGGCCGTCATGAACGATCCCGAGGCCTTGGCCCTTTTCGCGGAACTCTCGGCCCAGACACGGTCCCGTCTGGGAGAGCGGCTGGCCGGGACCGTCAACGACGTGGCCGTGACCCGCAGCCGCGACTATCCCCTGGAGGACGTCGCCGTGCCGACCCTGGTCGTCCACGGCACGGCCGATCCCCACGTGGCCTTTGCCGCTCACGGCAAGCAACTGGCCGAGCGCATCCCCGGGGCGCGTCTGGCCGCTCTGAACGGCGGCGAACACGCCGCCATCTTCAGCCACAGAGGGCAGGCCCAGCAGGCCGTGGCCGCCTTCCTGTCCGGCTTGCCCGATGCTTGA
- a CDS encoding response regulator, which yields MSTKRTRIAIADDHGLMRQGLAAILAADPRFEVVGEAADAAGAVGLARDLAPDVLLLDVGLAGGSGVDVAGRVAGLAPECRVVMVTMHARLDLVAACFRAGAMGYVVKDSAATSLVAAIEAVLRGERYLDAAITPQVLLRLDEYAARKTGPRDPAYDSLTRREQQILRLLAEGRSVAAIATELFISKKTVENHRANICGKLGLANLAELVRYAARLGIVDLDDDLS from the coding sequence ATGAGCACGAAACGGACGCGTATCGCCATTGCCGACGACCACGGTCTGATGCGCCAGGGGTTGGCCGCCATATTGGCTGCCGATCCCCGGTTCGAGGTGGTCGGCGAGGCGGCCGACGCAGCCGGCGCGGTTGGCCTGGCCCGCGATCTTGCCCCGGACGTGCTGCTTCTGGACGTGGGTCTGGCCGGCGGCAGCGGAGTGGATGTGGCCGGCCGCGTGGCCGGATTGGCCCCGGAGTGCCGGGTGGTGATGGTCACCATGCACGCCCGCCTGGATCTGGTGGCCGCCTGTTTTCGGGCCGGAGCCATGGGCTACGTGGTCAAGGATTCCGCCGCCACGAGCCTGGTCGCGGCCATTGAGGCGGTGCTTCGCGGCGAGCGGTATCTTGACGCGGCCATCACGCCCCAGGTGCTCCTGCGCCTGGACGAATACGCCGCCCGCAAGACCGGCCCCCGGGACCCGGCTTACGACAGTCTCACCCGCCGCGAACAGCAGATCCTGCGGCTTTTAGCCGAAGGCCGGTCCGTAGCCGCCATTGCGACCGAGTTGTTTATTTCCAAAAAGACCGTGGAAAACCACCGGGCCAACATCTGCGGCAAGTTGGGGCTGGCCAACCTGGCTGAGCTTGTGCGCTATGCCGCCCGCTTGGGGATTGTCGATCTTGACGACGATTTGTCGTGA
- a CDS encoding DUF2087 domain-containing protein, whose translation MSRERIPFSVDDISALAKAVRGNLPDAEATPGHVEMLNILARAAGCRNFQHFRANAKAQARLDAPAAPAAPPQPVDYARLRRLLRHFDADGRLVRWPSKWSEQQVILWLLWSRLPARQIMTEKMVNACLEAGHTFGDAALLRRMLCDGGLLARTPDCREYRRVEVRPEATGRELIRRLGRPGEAGETPR comes from the coding sequence ATGTCACGCGAACGTATTCCTTTTTCCGTGGACGACATTTCCGCCCTGGCCAAGGCAGTGCGCGGCAATCTTCCTGATGCTGAGGCTACGCCCGGCCATGTCGAGATGCTCAACATCCTGGCCCGGGCCGCCGGCTGCCGCAATTTCCAGCACTTCCGGGCCAACGCCAAGGCGCAAGCCCGCCTTGACGCGCCTGCCGCCCCGGCCGCGCCGCCGCAGCCCGTGGATTACGCCCGGCTGCGCCGGCTCCTGCGTCATTTCGACGCCGACGGCCGCTTGGTGCGCTGGCCCTCCAAGTGGAGCGAACAGCAAGTGATCTTGTGGTTGCTCTGGTCGCGCTTGCCGGCCCGGCAGATCATGACGGAAAAGATGGTTAACGCCTGCCTGGAGGCCGGCCACACCTTTGGCGACGCCGCGCTGCTGCGCCGGATGCTGTGCGACGGCGGCCTTCTGGCCCGAACCCCGGATTGCCGGGAGTACCGGCGGGTGGAAGTCCGGCCCGAGGCCACCGGCCGGGAACTCATTCGCCGCCTGGGACGGCCGGGAGAAGCCGGGGAGACGCCGCGATGA
- a CDS encoding SufB/SufD family protein, translated as MEKIELKDFRFSGSTLGEIADLRTLDAADKAEMLMSGIDVEERERAGSYLQVDHGRVHCKSLQKGVEVLDIKDALAKYDGLPQYYWTQVDKDKDEFTRSAAENLHGGYFVRTEKGAKVAEPVQSCLFLKGDMIGQNVHNVIIVEDDSELHIITGCSVAHGSKGAAHLGITEIFVGKNAKLTFTMIHNWAESTVVRPRTGGTVEEGGVFINNYVLLKPVKDLQSYPVIRLNGQGAVARFNSVIVAPKGSHVDTGSRIELNAPDTKGEIISRTIASGGTIIARGFIGGNSVPAKGHLECKGLILGGGVIHAIPELLGSVDGVELSHEAAVGKIAQEEIEYLMARGLDEEEATSTIVRGFLNVDIMGLPKELQDVIEATISESEKDMF; from the coding sequence ATGGAAAAGATCGAACTCAAGGATTTCCGGTTTTCCGGCTCGACCCTTGGTGAAATCGCTGATCTGCGCACTCTCGATGCCGCCGACAAGGCCGAGATGCTCATGTCCGGCATCGACGTGGAAGAGCGTGAGCGCGCCGGCTCCTATCTTCAGGTGGACCACGGCCGGGTGCATTGCAAAAGCCTGCAAAAGGGCGTGGAAGTCCTGGACATCAAGGACGCTCTGGCCAAGTACGACGGCCTGCCGCAATATTACTGGACCCAGGTGGACAAGGACAAGGACGAGTTCACCCGGTCGGCGGCCGAGAATCTCCACGGAGGCTACTTCGTGCGCACCGAAAAGGGCGCCAAGGTGGCCGAGCCGGTGCAGTCGTGCCTGTTCCTCAAAGGCGACATGATCGGCCAGAACGTCCACAACGTCATCATCGTCGAGGACGATTCCGAGCTGCACATCATCACCGGCTGCTCGGTGGCCCACGGCTCCAAGGGCGCTGCTCACCTGGGCATCACCGAGATCTTCGTCGGTAAGAACGCCAAGCTCACCTTCACCATGATCCACAACTGGGCCGAGTCCACGGTGGTGCGGCCGCGTACCGGCGGCACGGTGGAAGAGGGCGGCGTCTTCATCAACAACTACGTGCTGTTAAAACCCGTCAAGGATCTCCAATCCTATCCGGTCATCCGCTTGAACGGCCAAGGGGCGGTGGCGCGGTTTAACTCCGTCATCGTCGCGCCCAAAGGGTCCCACGTGGACACCGGCAGCCGCATCGAACTCAACGCCCCGGACACCAAGGGCGAGATCATCTCCCGCACCATCGCCTCGGGCGGCACCATCATCGCCCGTGGCTTTATTGGCGGCAATTCCGTGCCGGCCAAGGGCCACCTGGAGTGCAAGGGGCTTATCCTCGGCGGCGGCGTCATCCACGCCATCCCGGAACTGCTGGGTTCGGTGGACGGCGTGGAGCTGTCCCACGAGGCGGCGGTGGGCAAGATCGCCCAGGAAGAGATCGAATACCTGATGGCCCGGGGACTCGACGAGGAGGAGGCCACCTCCACCATCGTCCGGGGTTTCCTCAACGTGGACATCATGGGCTTGCCCAAGGAATTGCAGGACGTCATCGAGGCCACCATCAGCGAATCCGAAAAGGACATGTTCTAA
- a CDS encoding response regulator, with the protein MLRILLAEDDVNHATLACQTLEDEGHRITLADNGKSALEAVVRERFDLVLLDMRLPEIDGREFIGRVRMADGSVKSIPIVVLTGYGVRQHIDFFKRHGVRHYLAKPYDCDELAAIIRAYDTH; encoded by the coding sequence ATGTTGCGTATTTTGCTTGCCGAAGACGACGTCAATCACGCTACCCTGGCCTGTCAGACCCTGGAAGACGAAGGCCACCGCATCACCCTGGCCGACAATGGCAAAAGCGCCCTGGAAGCGGTGGTCCGGGAACGCTTCGATTTGGTGCTTCTGGACATGCGCCTGCCCGAAATCGACGGCCGCGAGTTCATCGGCCGGGTGCGCATGGCCGACGGGTCCGTCAAGTCCATTCCCATCGTGGTGCTGACCGGCTACGGCGTGCGCCAGCATATCGATTTCTTCAAACGCCACGGCGTACGCCACTATCTGGCCAAGCCCTACGACTGCGACGAACTGGCGGCCATCATCCGCGCCTACGACACCCACTGA
- a CDS encoding sensor histidine kinase translates to MHANATPTPDVAEHARTLAALRERVKELDCLYEITRLSQRQELALAGILAGACSVAARAWQYPETACVRLSLGGQTFATPNWRRPVARQESAIVIGGETVGRIEVGYLDKRPPADEGPFLREERHLLDALAEHLGRIIASRRAEERLRRLSQELIKAQETERQRIARELHDDVGQHLSLARMGLERLLAAKEPLPDADSGEVLRDSSARLGAAIASLRNLAGDLLPPVLDRLGLAEAAAALCRDTAARTGLTVDFSADGLERLAVGFDTSLAVYRVLQEALANACRHGRGTRIVARLVASHPLLLLRVADDGQGFDPEARLPEALCEKRMGLWSMGERVRLLGGRLTIRSRPGHGTRIKAEIPLTEEGS, encoded by the coding sequence ATGCACGCCAACGCCACGCCCACCCCCGACGTCGCTGAACACGCCAGGACCCTGGCCGCCCTGCGGGAACGGGTCAAGGAACTCGACTGCCTCTACGAGATCACCCGGCTTTCCCAGCGCCAGGAACTGGCCCTTGCCGGCATCCTGGCCGGAGCGTGTTCCGTGGCCGCCCGGGCTTGGCAGTACCCCGAGACCGCTTGCGTGCGCCTAAGCCTTGGCGGCCAGACCTTCGCCACGCCCAACTGGCGGCGTCCGGTGGCCCGGCAGGAAAGCGCCATAGTCATCGGCGGCGAGACCGTGGGGCGCATCGAAGTCGGCTATCTGGACAAGCGCCCGCCGGCCGACGAAGGGCCCTTTTTGCGCGAGGAACGCCATCTCCTTGATGCCCTGGCCGAACATCTCGGCCGCATCATCGCCTCGCGCCGGGCCGAGGAACGGCTGCGCCGGCTCTCCCAGGAACTCATCAAGGCCCAGGAGACCGAACGCCAGCGCATCGCCCGGGAACTCCACGACGACGTGGGGCAGCACCTGTCCCTGGCCCGCATGGGCCTGGAGCGGCTGCTCGCCGCCAAGGAGCCGCTGCCGGACGCGGACTCGGGGGAGGTGCTGCGCGACAGTTCGGCCCGGCTGGGCGCGGCCATCGCCAGCCTGCGCAACCTGGCCGGCGACCTGCTGCCGCCGGTCCTGGACCGGCTGGGACTGGCCGAGGCCGCCGCCGCCCTTTGTCGCGACACCGCCGCCCGGACAGGACTAACCGTAGATTTTTCCGCCGATGGCCTGGAGCGTCTGGCCGTGGGCTTCGACACCTCCCTGGCCGTCTACCGGGTGCTCCAGGAAGCCCTGGCCAACGCCTGCCGCCATGGACGGGGGACGCGCATCGTGGCCCGCCTGGTCGCCTCCCATCCGCTGCTGCTCCTGCGGGTCGCCGACGACGGCCAGGGCTTTGATCCCGAGGCCCGGTTGCCCGAGGCGCTGTGCGAAAAGCGCATGGGCCTTTGGAGCATGGGCGAGCGCGTGCGCCTGCTTGGCGGTCGGCTGACCATCCGCTCCCGGCCGGGGCACGGCACCCGCATCAAGGCCGAGATTCCCCTGACCGAGGAAGGCTCATGA
- a CDS encoding glycosyltransferase: MRIACCSWFLLEGFRRLGCEVFPFALDAARTLDEQMEELNVDPDVVLIEFFGRTELPRDLHKCRHRLAAYCIDSPLNEFWFLPLSKLFDHVYVDQLSSVAPLRRHGVVATWLPLCVFDGDFRDPPAAKEHFLTFVGRLTPERVKRNNLIRHVGEQYPLHLVQNVPRPAMLDLFAASRAVLNENFFSGLNLRFLQALASGSLLLTERGGCGVGRYFREGEHYLGYSPDDLLPTLEKIQQAPEAFADLAARGQELCRRKHTSRQRAAALLDDLARDRVMVSLPDRVAQTGEALARYNLTRRFGGSLAPSRHLLEEVSSSNDEAALEACRTLGVMHLRLGQWEAGVAYLEKGAASDSLAGLRATLHLLLAFLEQDQFFIHLAALTAKLVRLGLSKASYLKRIKELRQSTDRLHDCCLLGYELLFDAREYCALGFAKKRPEQFPDYAMEYAVLAFGTKPTSQSLAAVIRCSKKAGVGPEALPALRQAIAAGIATDEQIALSAALAVEYYDFSYARTALAALKRALRNRGG; this comes from the coding sequence GTGCGAATTGCGTGTTGCAGCTGGTTTCTGCTTGAGGGCTTTCGCCGCTTGGGCTGCGAAGTGTTTCCCTTTGCCCTGGATGCCGCCAGGACGCTTGACGAACAGATGGAGGAGCTAAACGTTGATCCGGACGTCGTTTTGATCGAGTTTTTCGGCCGGACGGAGCTGCCCAGGGATTTGCATAAGTGCCGCCACAGGCTGGCGGCCTACTGTATCGACAGTCCGCTCAATGAGTTCTGGTTTTTGCCTCTGTCCAAGCTGTTTGACCATGTCTACGTCGACCAGCTGTCGTCGGTGGCCCCGTTGCGCCGCCATGGCGTGGTAGCCACCTGGCTGCCCTTGTGCGTCTTTGACGGCGATTTCCGGGATCCGCCGGCCGCCAAGGAGCATTTTTTGACCTTTGTCGGACGGCTGACGCCCGAGCGCGTCAAGCGAAACAACCTGATCCGGCACGTTGGCGAACAGTATCCCTTGCATCTGGTCCAGAATGTGCCGCGCCCGGCCATGTTGGACCTCTTCGCGGCCTCCCGGGCGGTCCTTAACGAAAACTTCTTTTCCGGCCTCAATCTGCGATTCCTGCAGGCTCTGGCCTCGGGCTCGTTGCTCCTGACCGAGCGGGGCGGCTGCGGCGTGGGCCGCTATTTCCGGGAAGGCGAGCACTATCTTGGCTATTCTCCAGACGATTTACTGCCGACCCTGGAAAAAATTCAACAGGCCCCTGAGGCCTTTGCCGACTTGGCCGCGCGTGGGCAAGAGCTGTGCCGCCGCAAGCACACCAGCCGCCAACGGGCCGCCGCCTTGCTGGATGATTTGGCCCGAGACCGCGTCATGGTCAGCCTCCCGGACCGCGTTGCCCAAACCGGCGAGGCCTTGGCCCGATACAACCTGACCCGGCGCTTTGGCGGCTCCCTCGCTCCCAGCCGCCATCTTCTTGAAGAGGTTAGTTCGAGCAATGACGAGGCGGCCTTGGAGGCTTGCCGCACTCTCGGCGTCATGCATCTGCGCCTGGGGCAGTGGGAGGCCGGCGTTGCATATCTCGAAAAAGGGGCGGCCTCGGATTCGTTGGCAGGACTTCGGGCCACCCTGCATCTTCTGCTTGCTTTCCTGGAGCAGGATCAGTTCTTCATCCATCTTGCCGCGCTGACGGCCAAACTCGTGCGCCTGGGACTGAGCAAGGCGTCTTATCTCAAGCGCATTAAGGAATTGCGCCAGTCCACGGACCGGTTGCACGACTGTTGCCTGCTCGGCTATGAACTGCTCTTTGACGCCAGGGAGTACTGCGCCCTGGGCTTTGCCAAGAAGCGCCCTGAGCAATTTCCGGATTATGCCATGGAGTATGCCGTGTTGGCCTTTGGCACGAAACCGACGTCGCAATCCCTGGCAGCGGTCATCCGTTGTTCGAAAAAGGCCGGCGTCGGCCCTGAGGCTCTGCCGGCCCTGCGTCAGGCCATCGCCGCCGGGATCGCCACGGACGAGCAGATTGCCCTGTCCGCTGCGTTGGCCGTGGAGTATTACGACTTTTCCTATGCCCGCACGGCCTTGGCTGCCCTGAAACGGGCGCTGCGCAACCGAGGTGGCTGA
- a CDS encoding ADP-ribosylglycohydrolase family protein, with the protein MSDNARAMVWASFMGDALALGPHWEYDTVALADRFGQIAGYVDPPADGYHGGKKAGELTHYGDQTLALLDSLAACGGFDLDDFAIRWRKLFAGYAGYVDGATRMTLKIFDFGEGPANSGSNSNDLAGAARIAPLVFALAHDLPALVDAARSQAKMTHNHARVIEAAEFFARAARAVLGGKTPVDALRLAAEAGYASAPIGQWLAAGLNSAEDDTVDAIAALGQTCHIDEAMPAVIHLVARYPYDLSGCLRQNVMAGGDSAARGLLAGMLVGAATGRDGLPEPWLAGLAARERIEADLQTLDVRS; encoded by the coding sequence ATGTCTGACAATGCACGCGCCATGGTTTGGGCTTCGTTTATGGGCGACGCTTTGGCCCTGGGGCCGCACTGGGAGTACGACACCGTGGCCCTGGCCGACCGGTTCGGCCAGATTGCCGGTTATGTCGATCCGCCGGCCGACGGTTATCATGGCGGCAAGAAAGCCGGCGAGCTGACCCATTACGGCGACCAGACCCTGGCGCTGCTCGACTCCCTGGCCGCTTGCGGCGGGTTTGACCTGGACGACTTCGCCATACGCTGGCGAAAGCTCTTTGCCGGCTACGCCGGCTATGTGGACGGCGCCACCCGCATGACGCTCAAGATTTTCGATTTCGGCGAAGGTCCAGCCAATTCCGGGTCCAATTCCAACGACCTGGCCGGTGCGGCCCGCATCGCCCCTCTGGTCTTCGCCCTGGCTCACGATCTGCCCGCCCTGGTGGACGCCGCCCGTAGCCAGGCCAAAATGACCCATAACCACGCACGGGTCATCGAGGCGGCGGAATTCTTCGCCCGGGCCGCCCGGGCCGTGCTTGGCGGCAAGACGCCGGTGGACGCCCTGCGTTTGGCCGCCGAGGCCGGCTACGCCAGCGCTCCCATCGGCCAATGGCTGGCTGCCGGCCTCAATTCCGCCGAGGACGACACCGTGGACGCCATCGCCGCCCTGGGCCAGACCTGCCATATCGACGAGGCCATGCCCGCCGTCATCCATCTCGTGGCCCGCTACCCTTATGATCTCTCCGGCTGTCTGCGTCAAAACGTCATGGCCGGCGGTGACAGCGCGGCCCGGGGGCTGCTCGCCGGGATGCTCGTCGGCGCGGCTACGGGCCGGGATGGGCTGCCCGAGCCCTGGCTGGCCGGTTTGGCCGCCAGGGAGCGTATCGAAGCCGATCTTCAGACACTGGACGTTCGTTCCTGA
- a CDS encoding acyltransferase family protein: MIESAKPAWMLGPVHDPIDRDVSKRIEVLRIILIGLIVLAHGARGITVRIAGETGPLATLLLEVLNGHVDFVAVPLFFAISGFLFLRKFDLSLAAYGDMLRKKFVSVLVPYMLFNAGLAAWFYFVGSIEMMGSWNFLVGEGLFTKTFGLGTTPINYPLWFLRDLLVVFLVSPVFLVFFKEAPGVGLIAFFLLWTGLSEGPYSYAGDMFAFYLGGYVARLRLPLAGVSWWQRTACWAFGLLTVVLVCWTPLGFTDEGVRQFCFKANLVLGIAAFWRASAFTLIHDSKLLSRMGRHSFFVYLAHEPTMSVLQTKLLAVWRPAGDLQQVVFYFGSGLAVIFGLWLVAEALSKLVPRLYGFAVGARAVPPRRA; this comes from the coding sequence GTGATCGAATCCGCCAAGCCGGCCTGGATGCTCGGGCCGGTTCATGACCCCATTGACCGCGACGTTTCCAAGCGCATCGAGGTGCTGCGCATCATTCTCATAGGCCTTATTGTCCTGGCCCACGGCGCGCGCGGCATCACCGTGCGCATTGCCGGCGAAACCGGCCCGTTGGCCACGCTGTTGCTCGAAGTTTTAAACGGCCATGTGGATTTTGTGGCCGTGCCGCTTTTTTTCGCCATCTCCGGTTTTCTGTTCCTGCGCAAGTTCGACCTGTCCCTGGCCGCCTACGGCGACATGTTGCGCAAGAAATTCGTCTCGGTGCTCGTGCCCTACATGCTTTTTAACGCCGGCCTGGCCGCCTGGTTCTATTTTGTCGGCAGCATCGAGATGATGGGCTCGTGGAATTTCCTGGTCGGTGAAGGGCTGTTCACCAAAACCTTTGGCCTTGGCACCACGCCCATCAACTATCCGTTGTGGTTTTTGCGCGACCTGCTCGTTGTCTTCCTGGTTTCGCCGGTCTTTCTGGTCTTTTTCAAGGAAGCTCCCGGCGTGGGCCTCATTGCCTTTTTTCTCCTCTGGACCGGCCTGTCCGAAGGGCCGTACTCCTATGCTGGCGACATGTTCGCCTTCTATCTCGGCGGGTATGTCGCCCGCCTCCGGTTGCCCCTTGCCGGCGTCTCCTGGTGGCAGCGGACGGCGTGTTGGGCTTTTGGCCTGCTGACCGTGGTGCTGGTTTGCTGGACGCCCCTGGGCTTTACCGACGAGGGCGTGCGCCAGTTTTGCTTCAAGGCCAACCTGGTTCTGGGCATCGCCGCGTTCTGGCGGGCCTCGGCCTTTACCCTCATCCACGACAGCAAGCTGCTGTCCCGCATGGGCCGGCACAGCTTTTTCGTCTACCTGGCCCATGAGCCGACCATGTCCGTGCTGCAAACGAAGCTCCTGGCCGTCTGGCGGCCGGCCGGCGACTTGCAACAGGTGGTCTTCTATTTCGGCAGCGGGTTGGCCGTCATCTTCGGACTTTGGCTTGTGGCCGAGGCGCTCTCCAAGCTTGTTCCCCGCCTCTACGGCTTTGCCGTGGGCGCTCGGGCGGTTCCGCCCCGCCGTGCCTGA
- a CDS encoding ABC transporter ATP-binding protein yields the protein MLRIEDLHVKIGEREVLSGINLHIADNETFILFGPNGSGKTTLLMTLMGFGNYEITKGRILFRGHDITHAPIYERARLGVGMSFQRPPTIHGLKTRHLVRMCARQGEIDVDALARKVNMDEFLERDVNAGFSGGEIKRSELLQLMAQKPYLLLFDEPESGVDLENMKLIGHTVREVLTAGLEPRAGASMKQQRALRRPVSGLIITHTGYILEYLNADRGQVLYNGHLCCEANPRDILDHISQHGYQECVRCLN from the coding sequence ATGCTTCGCATCGAAGACTTGCACGTCAAAATCGGCGAACGCGAGGTGCTTTCCGGCATCAACCTGCACATTGCCGACAACGAAACCTTCATCCTGTTTGGCCCCAACGGCTCGGGCAAGACCACCTTGCTCATGACGCTCATGGGCTTTGGCAACTACGAAATCACCAAGGGGCGCATCCTCTTTCGCGGCCATGACATCACCCACGCCCCCATTTACGAGCGGGCGCGGCTGGGCGTGGGCATGTCGTTCCAGCGCCCGCCCACCATCCATGGCTTAAAGACCCGCCATCTGGTGCGCATGTGCGCCAGGCAGGGCGAGATCGACGTGGACGCGCTGGCGCGCAAGGTCAACATGGACGAGTTCCTGGAGCGCGACGTCAACGCCGGTTTCTCTGGTGGCGAGATCAAGCGCTCGGAACTGCTCCAGCTTATGGCCCAAAAGCCCTATCTGCTCCTTTTCGACGAGCCGGAATCCGGCGTCGACCTGGAAAACATGAAACTCATCGGCCATACCGTGCGCGAAGTCTTGACCGCCGGTCTGGAACCTCGGGCCGGGGCCAGCATGAAGCAGCAGCGGGCGCTGCGGCGTCCGGTCTCGGGGCTGATCATCACCCACACCGGCTACATCCTCGAATATTTGAACGCCGACCGGGGGCAGGTGCTGTATAACGGCCATCTGTGCTGCGAGGCCAATCCCCGCGACATCCTGGACCACATCAGCCAGCATGGCTACCAGGAATGCGTCCGCTGTCTCAACTAG